A region from the Mycobacterium heidelbergense genome encodes:
- a CDS encoding TetR/AcrR family transcriptional regulator, producing the protein MPKVSEDHLAARRRQILDGARRCFAEYGYDKATVRRLEQTIGMSRGAIFHHFRDKDALFFALAHEDAERMADVASREGLIQVMRDMLAAPDQFDWLATRLEIARKLRNDPVFSRGWAERSAELAAATTDRLRRQKEAHRVRDDVPGDVLQCYLELILDGLVARLASGEDPRRLSAVLDLVEESVRRS; encoded by the coding sequence GTGCCCAAGGTCAGCGAGGACCATCTCGCGGCTCGCCGCCGCCAGATCCTCGACGGCGCCCGCCGCTGCTTCGCCGAATACGGCTACGACAAGGCCACGGTGCGCCGGCTGGAACAGACGATCGGGATGTCGCGCGGCGCGATCTTCCACCACTTCCGGGACAAGGACGCGCTGTTTTTCGCGCTGGCGCACGAGGACGCCGAGCGGATGGCCGACGTGGCGTCCCGCGAGGGCCTCATCCAGGTGATGCGCGACATGCTCGCCGCGCCCGACCAGTTCGACTGGCTGGCCACCAGGTTGGAGATCGCGCGCAAGCTGCGCAACGACCCCGTCTTCAGCCGCGGCTGGGCGGAGCGTTCCGCGGAGCTGGCGGCGGCGACCACCGATCGGCTGCGCCGCCAGAAGGAGGCGCACCGGGTGCGCGACGACGTCCCCGGCGACGTGTTGCAGTGCTACCTGGAGCTGATACTCGACGGCCTGGTGGCGCGGCTGGCGTCCGGCGAGGATCCGCGGCGGCTGTCCGCCGTGCTCGACCTGGTGGAAGAGTCGGTGCGCCGCAGTTGA
- a CDS encoding helix-turn-helix domain-containing protein: MRKPKKTRDQLLHELRNAYEGGASIRNLVATTGRSYGSVHSMLLESGTTLRGRGGPNHRRREAAPA, encoded by the coding sequence GTGAGAAAGCCGAAGAAGACGCGCGACCAGTTGCTGCACGAGTTACGCAACGCGTACGAGGGCGGTGCCAGCATCCGCAATCTGGTTGCCACCACCGGCAGGTCGTACGGATCTGTCCACAGCATGCTGCTCGAGTCGGGTACCACCCTGCGCGGCCGCGGCGGCCCCAACCACCGCCGGCGCGAGGCCGCGCCGGCGTAA
- a CDS encoding phthiotriol/phenolphthiotriol dimycocerosates methyltransferase, translating to MPIADRLLKKYWYPLVYSAPVSRLAQHAWYPISTRLMARDELVFMNWAYEEDPPMALPLEPADEHNRFYIQLYSRVATQADLTGKRVLEVGCGHGGGASYLARTLRPASYTGLDLNSAGIDFCRNRHKVPGLEFVQGNAEDLPFGAESFDAVINVESSHLYARFPRFLAEVARVLRPGGHFLYTDVRKRDLVAEWEAALEEAPLRRLSQQAIDAEVMRGLEKTQRMMGLVSHRAPLMLRGIARRIDRMQTSTFYHALRSGDYSYRLYSFVKD from the coding sequence GTGCCCATCGCCGACCGCCTGCTTAAAAAGTATTGGTACCCGCTGGTATACAGCGCACCGGTCTCGCGGCTCGCGCAGCACGCGTGGTACCCGATATCAACGCGCCTGATGGCACGCGACGAATTGGTGTTCATGAATTGGGCCTACGAGGAAGATCCGCCCATGGCCCTGCCGCTGGAGCCCGCCGACGAGCACAACCGGTTCTACATCCAGCTCTACAGCCGCGTCGCGACGCAGGCCGACCTCACCGGTAAGCGGGTGCTGGAGGTCGGTTGCGGCCACGGCGGCGGAGCGTCGTACCTCGCGCGCACGTTGCGCCCGGCGTCCTATACGGGTCTGGACTTGAACTCGGCGGGCATCGACTTCTGCCGGAACAGACACAAGGTGCCCGGCCTCGAATTCGTGCAGGGCAACGCCGAGGACCTTCCCTTCGGCGCCGAATCCTTCGACGCGGTGATCAATGTCGAATCGTCACACCTCTATGCGCGGTTTCCGCGTTTCCTCGCCGAAGTCGCGCGCGTGCTGCGCCCGGGCGGCCATTTCCTGTACACGGATGTCCGCAAGCGCGACCTTGTCGCCGAGTGGGAGGCGGCGCTCGAGGAGGCCCCGCTTCGGCGCCTTTCGCAGCAGGCCATCGACGCGGAGGTCATGCGCGGGCTGGAGAAGACGCAGCGAATGATGGGTCTGGTCAGCCACCGCGCGCCACTCATGCTGCGGGGCATTGCCCGGCGCATCGACCGCATGCAAACCTCGACGTTTTATCACGCGCTGCGCAGCGGGGACTATTCCTACCGGCTGTACTCGTTCGTCAAGGACTGA